A stretch of the Asticcacaulis sp. ZE23SCel15 genome encodes the following:
- a CDS encoding DUF6491 family protein: MMIKIASKMALLAVAGGILSAPAFAAAPVAQSVKPDAPRQCFDLNNMRTRMVIEPDSLLIEDGFGKYVLLKLTAPCRNIDELDRIGFEFNGSTQVCSRTDVKILHSRNTEAPLRCLIDTMTPLTRDEAKVYMTPKPKAQ, translated from the coding sequence ATGATGATCAAAATTGCATCGAAAATGGCTCTGCTGGCGGTGGCGGGCGGTATCCTGTCCGCTCCAGCCTTCGCCGCGGCACCTGTGGCGCAAAGCGTCAAGCCGGACGCCCCAAGGCAGTGCTTTGACCTCAACAACATGCGTACCCGCATGGTGATTGAGCCGGACAGCCTGCTGATCGAAGATGGGTTCGGCAAGTATGTGCTGCTGAAACTGACCGCCCCATGCCGCAATATCGATGAACTGGACCGGATTGGCTTTGAGTTCAATGGCTCAACTCAAGTGTGCAGCCGTACCGATGTCAAGATTTTGCATTCCCGCAATACCGAAGCCCCTCTGCGCTGCCTGATCGACACTATGACGCCGCTGACCAGGGACGAAGCCAAGGTCTATATGACGCCCAAGCCTAAAGCCCAATAA
- a CDS encoding succinylglutamate desuccinylase/aspartoacylase family protein has protein sequence MKRALPLITLLMSCVLTPAMAATVYTGDRVDGFAVIDKLDSADFKAGSVTKLYFRVSDQSIGQGWYVPVVVIKGAKPGPKLLLTAAIHGDELNGIPVVQQIITDTDPHTLNGTIIAVPGLNTPGLLHSTRQFTPNGHGSGGENLNRILPGDLHGGAANIYAARLWSNLFMGNVDISIDLHTQSAGISYPMYVFAETSGARHLADLIRPDVINMDPGIDGTVENTLNAYGFTSVTLELGVAESFDSVMIARGVKGIINVMRDQGMVAGTPDLSGPEPFLGNEILNVKAPRGGFAHVVVKLGDTVKAGDAVATITNAYGDVVAKITAPRDGQVLSVATDPRRDPGDTVARLIYWNDKGACAATGCPVNKKAPATTE, from the coding sequence ATGAAGCGCGCCCTGCCCCTGATCACCCTGCTCATGTCCTGTGTCTTAACACCGGCAATGGCCGCCACCGTCTATACCGGCGACCGGGTAGATGGATTTGCGGTCATTGATAAACTCGACAGCGCTGATTTCAAAGCGGGCAGCGTCACAAAGCTTTATTTCCGCGTCTCCGATCAATCGATTGGTCAGGGATGGTATGTGCCGGTTGTGGTCATTAAGGGCGCCAAACCCGGCCCTAAGCTGTTGCTGACCGCCGCCATCCACGGCGATGAGCTTAACGGCATCCCGGTCGTTCAGCAGATTATCACAGACACCGATCCGCACACCTTAAACGGTACGATTATCGCTGTGCCGGGCCTTAACACCCCCGGCCTTTTGCATTCAACGCGGCAGTTTACGCCGAATGGTCACGGATCGGGCGGAGAAAACCTTAATCGCATCCTGCCCGGTGACCTACATGGCGGCGCTGCCAATATCTATGCCGCACGGCTTTGGTCCAATCTGTTTATGGGCAATGTCGATATCTCCATCGACCTGCATACCCAATCGGCGGGTATCAGCTATCCCATGTATGTCTTTGCCGAAACATCAGGCGCGCGGCATTTGGCCGATCTTATCCGACCGGACGTCATCAATATGGACCCCGGTATCGATGGCACGGTGGAGAACACGCTCAATGCTTATGGCTTCACCAGCGTGACCCTGGAGCTTGGCGTGGCCGAAAGCTTCGATTCGGTCATGATTGCCCGCGGCGTCAAGGGCATTATCAATGTCATGCGTGATCAGGGCATGGTGGCAGGAACGCCCGACCTGAGCGGGCCTGAGCCGTTTCTGGGCAACGAAATCCTCAATGTCAAAGCTCCGCGGGGCGGTTTTGCCCATGTGGTCGTTAAGCTGGGCGACACCGTAAAAGCTGGCGACGCTGTGGCGACCATAACCAATGCCTACGGTGATGTGGTCGCAAAGATTACCGCGCCGCGTGACGGTCAGGTGTTGTCGGTGGCGACCGACCCGCGCCGCGATCCGGGCGATACCGTAGCGCGGCTGATTTATTGGAACGACAAAGGCGCGTGCGCGGCGACCGGTTGCCCCGTCAACAAAAAAGCGCCCGCAACCACGGAGTAG
- the aceB gene encoding malate synthase A, whose protein sequence is MPADSYMPNPRPHAAEVTAPVTGRMDEILTPDALSFIAELHRRFEPKRRMLLAARIERQKAFDAGALPDFLIETQIIRDGDWRVGLIPADLTDRRVEITGPVDRKMIINALNSGAKVFMADFEDANSPTFSNCIDGQINLKDRWAGALSYDDPQSGKAYRLSDTPATLIVRPRGWRLEERHVQVDGAPVSGALFDFGLYMFHSAKAAIAAGSGPYFYLPKMESHLEARLWNEVFEFTQSTLGIPHGTIKATVLIETLPAAFEMDEILYELRDHMAGLNCGRWDYIFSFIKTLAEHPAFVTPDRSQMVMGHAFLRAYSRQLIKTCHRRGAFAMGGMAAQIPVKGDPAANDAAFARVRADKEREAGDGHDGTWVAHPDLVPVAMEVFDRLMPTPNQLHVLREDVTTTQVDLLRMHEGSRTEAGLRENIRVGIQYIEAWLRGKGAVPLYNLMEDAATAEISRTQVWQWIRHQAALDDGSVVTRDRVLALIEDEMQALDAWGKGRFDDAVRLFTELALADTCRDFLTVPAYGLLD, encoded by the coding sequence ATGCCCGCAGATTCCTACATGCCCAATCCTCGCCCCCACGCCGCCGAAGTCACCGCCCCCGTCACCGGGCGAATGGACGAAATCCTCACGCCGGACGCCCTGTCATTTATCGCCGAACTTCATCGCCGGTTTGAGCCAAAGCGGCGGATGCTGCTGGCGGCCCGCATCGAACGGCAAAAGGCCTTTGATGCCGGTGCCCTGCCCGATTTTCTGATTGAAACCCAAATCATCCGCGATGGCGACTGGCGCGTGGGGCTGATCCCCGCTGACCTGACCGACCGACGCGTTGAAATCACCGGCCCGGTTGATCGCAAGATGATCATCAATGCGCTCAATTCGGGTGCCAAGGTCTTCATGGCCGACTTTGAGGACGCCAATTCCCCGACCTTTTCCAACTGCATCGACGGGCAGATCAACCTGAAAGACCGCTGGGCGGGCGCATTGTCCTATGATGACCCGCAGTCCGGCAAGGCTTACCGCCTGTCGGATACGCCAGCGACCCTGATCGTGCGGCCGCGCGGCTGGCGGCTGGAGGAACGACATGTCCAGGTCGATGGCGCACCAGTCTCCGGCGCCCTGTTCGATTTCGGGCTTTACATGTTCCACAGCGCCAAAGCCGCCATCGCTGCCGGTTCGGGGCCATACTTTTATCTGCCGAAGATGGAAAGCCACCTGGAGGCCCGCCTGTGGAATGAGGTCTTTGAGTTCACGCAAAGCACGCTTGGCATCCCCCACGGCACCATCAAGGCGACCGTGTTGATCGAAACCCTGCCCGCCGCCTTTGAAATGGATGAAATCCTGTATGAACTGCGCGATCATATGGCGGGGTTGAATTGCGGGCGCTGGGACTATATTTTCAGCTTCATCAAGACCTTAGCAGAGCACCCGGCTTTTGTGACACCCGACCGATCCCAAATGGTCATGGGCCACGCATTCTTGCGAGCCTATTCGCGTCAGTTGATCAAGACCTGCCACCGGCGCGGGGCCTTTGCCATGGGCGGTATGGCCGCGCAGATCCCGGTGAAAGGCGATCCCGCCGCCAATGACGCCGCCTTTGCCCGCGTCCGTGCCGATAAGGAACGCGAAGCCGGTGACGGTCACGATGGCACCTGGGTCGCCCACCCCGATCTGGTGCCGGTGGCGATGGAGGTCTTTGACCGCCTTATGCCGACACCGAACCAGCTTCATGTCCTGCGTGAAGACGTGACCACCACGCAGGTTGACCTGCTGCGGATGCACGAAGGGTCGCGCACCGAGGCGGGCCTGCGCGAAAATATCCGCGTCGGCATCCAGTATATCGAGGCGTGGCTGCGCGGTAAGGGTGCTGTGCCGCTCTATAATCTGATGGAAGATGCCGCCACCGCTGAGATTTCACGCACCCAAGTCTGGCAATGGATCAGGCATCAGGCAGCCCTTGATGACGGCAGTGTCGTGACCCGCGACCGGGTTTTAGCGCTGATCGAAGATGAGATGCAGGCGCTGGATGCGTGGGGTAAGGGTCGGTTCGACGACGCGGTGCGGCTATTTACCGAACTGGCTCTGGCCGACACCTGCCGGGATTTTCTGACGGTTCCGGCCTATGGCTTGCTGGATTAG
- the motA gene encoding flagellar motor stator protein MotA — protein MFQIIGIVVLFATVFGSYILSGGSMAPILHSLAYELMGIGGAAIGATLIANPMSTLKAMGGGMGKVFSGSKWKSSDYRDLLSLLFLLTKTMKSKGVIALESHIEKPHDSTIFNRFPKIMKDHFATDFICDTLRMMTMNLEDPHQVEDAMEKQLEKHHHEALHPAHALQSMSDALPALGIVVAVLGVIKTMGAITEPPEVLGGMIGGALVGTFLGVMLSYGLVGPFASRLTGIVEEDGAFYKIIQSVLVAHLHGNAAQISVEIGRGSVPSSMQPSFLEMEEALNTIPAEG, from the coding sequence ATGTTTCAGATTATCGGTATCGTTGTTCTGTTTGCCACGGTGTTCGGCAGTTATATTCTGTCGGGCGGATCGATGGCGCCGATCCTGCACTCCCTGGCCTATGAGTTGATGGGGATCGGGGGGGCGGCTATCGGGGCGACCTTGATCGCCAACCCGATGAGTACACTCAAGGCCATGGGCGGCGGCATGGGTAAGGTGTTCAGCGGCTCTAAGTGGAAGTCATCGGATTACCGGGATCTTTTGTCGCTGTTGTTCCTGCTGACCAAGACGATGAAGTCCAAGGGTGTGATCGCGCTCGAAAGCCATATCGAAAAACCGCATGATTCGACGATTTTCAACCGCTTCCCGAAGATCATGAAGGATCACTTCGCCACCGATTTTATCTGCGACACCCTGCGCATGATGACCATGAACCTCGAAGACCCGCATCAGGTCGAGGACGCCATGGAAAAGCAGCTTGAAAAACACCACCACGAAGCGCTGCATCCTGCCCACGCCCTGCAATCCATGTCGGATGCCCTGCCGGCGCTGGGGATCGTCGTCGCCGTTCTGGGGGTTATTAAGACCATGGGCGCGATTACCGAACCGCCGGAAGTTCTGGGGGGCATGATCGGCGGCGCGCTGGTAGGTACATTCCTTGGGGTTATGCTGTCCTATGGCCTGGTTGGGCCGTTTGCCTCGCGCCTCACGGGCATCGTCGAAGAAGACGGCGCCTTTTACAAGATCATCCAATCGGTGCTGGTGGCTCACCTGCATGGCAACGCCGCGCAAATCTCTGTCGAAATCGGCCGCGGTAGCGTGCCATCGAGCATGCAGCCGAGCTTCCTTGAAATGGAAGAAGCACTCAACACCATTCCTGCCGAGGGGTAA
- a CDS encoding MFS transporter, with translation MNTMGNTGSPAKVGLFEKISYGAGDTGFNFYWTTISAFLMIFYTDVFGISAAAAGTMLLTTKIVDAITDPIMGAIADRTKTKWGKFRPYILWMIIPMIGAGVLTFSTPDLDEGGKLIYAYATFTLLMVIYTAINIPYNALSGVMTPDGQQRSTIISFRFIGGFLGGTIVTYFTPPLVKYLSTTFGGGDETVGWQLVMVVYGIIAGLLFLNLFLNTRERVEPLQEKNASPLRDIRDLTQNGPWVVLFFLALIIMVTITLRMSTSAYYMKYYIERPDLTGAFLTVYGIALAVGSACTPILTRFFDKKHILMVLMAIVGVLCVAFYFVPKDQIGVLFALQILIGLTLGPKSPLAYSMYADTADYNEWKTGRRATAMTFSAATFSQKLGGALASFVIGIVFSALGYVANQAQTGASQSGIVMLMTLAPGAVALFAAIITGFYSLTKQDLDTIQIDLAERKLASHD, from the coding sequence ATGAACACTATGGGGAACACAGGGTCACCCGCCAAAGTCGGACTGTTTGAAAAAATCAGTTATGGCGCGGGCGATACCGGCTTTAACTTTTACTGGACGACGATTTCCGCGTTTTTGATGATTTTCTATACCGATGTGTTCGGTATTTCGGCCGCCGCCGCGGGCACCATGCTGCTGACGACCAAGATTGTTGACGCCATCACCGACCCGATCATGGGCGCCATTGCCGACCGCACCAAGACCAAATGGGGCAAGTTCCGACCCTACATATTATGGATGATCATCCCGATGATCGGCGCGGGCGTTCTGACCTTTTCGACGCCCGATCTGGATGAAGGCGGTAAGCTGATCTACGCCTATGCCACCTTTACGCTGCTTATGGTCATCTATACCGCCATCAATATCCCCTATAACGCCCTGTCAGGGGTGATGACCCCGGACGGTCAACAACGCTCAACCATCATATCGTTCCGGTTTATCGGCGGGTTCTTAGGCGGCACGATCGTCACCTATTTCACCCCGCCCCTGGTCAAATATCTGTCGACCACGTTCGGCGGCGGCGATGAGACCGTCGGCTGGCAACTGGTCATGGTGGTGTACGGCATTATCGCGGGCCTGTTGTTCCTTAACCTGTTTCTCAACACCCGTGAGCGGGTTGAGCCGTTGCAGGAAAAAAACGCCTCGCCCTTACGCGATATTCGTGACCTGACCCAGAACGGGCCGTGGGTGGTGCTGTTCTTTTTGGCGTTGATCATCATGGTGACCATCACCCTGCGCATGAGCACCTCGGCCTACTATATGAAATATTATATTGAGCGGCCTGACCTGACCGGCGCGTTCCTGACGGTTTACGGGATTGCGCTGGCGGTGGGGTCGGCCTGCACGCCGATCCTGACCCGGTTTTTCGATAAGAAACATATCCTTATGGTGCTGATGGCGATTGTCGGTGTGCTGTGTGTGGCGTTCTATTTTGTGCCCAAGGATCAGATCGGCGTTCTGTTTGCCTTGCAAATCCTGATCGGTCTGACCTTGGGGCCAAAGTCGCCGCTGGCCTATTCGATGTATGCCGATACCGCCGACTATAACGAATGGAAAACCGGCCGTAGGGCCACGGCCATGACTTTTTCAGCCGCCACCTTTTCACAGAAACTGGGCGGCGCGCTGGCGTCGTTCGTGATCGGCATTGTGTTTTCAGCGCTGGGTTACGTCGCCAATCAGGCCCAGACCGGCGCGTCGCAATCGGGCATAGTCATGCTGATGACCCTGGCGCCGGGGGCCGTGGCGCTATTTGCCGCCATTATCACCGGCTTTTACAGCCTGACCAAACAAGACCTGGACACCATTCAGATTGACCTAGCCGAGCGTAAATTAGCTTCCCATGACTGA
- a CDS encoding DUF2312 domain-containing protein — translation MADDANSITSDDVINAAAQGRLRTIIERIERLEEDKAVIAGDLKEVYAEAKGEGFDVKILRKVVSLRKKDKAKRMEEEALLDLYLSAIGEI, via the coding sequence ATGGCCGATGACGCCAACTCCATCACGTCGGACGACGTTATCAATGCCGCCGCGCAAGGTAGACTGCGCACGATCATCGAGCGTATCGAGCGCCTCGAAGAAGATAAGGCTGTGATCGCTGGTGACCTTAAGGAAGTCTATGCCGAAGCCAAGGGCGAAGGCTTTGACGTCAAGATCCTGCGCAAGGTCGTATCCCTGCGCAAAAAGGATAAGGCCAAGCGCATGGAGGAAGAAGCCCTGCTTGATCTCTATCTGTCGGCTATCGGCGAAATTTGA
- the mnmD gene encoding tRNA (5-methylaminomethyl-2-thiouridine)(34)-methyltransferase MnmD, with protein MPDTRDFETHDPQLYFAEDGNPRSERFGDIYYSLQDGLSETRAVFLGGCHMPDIWVDRPAFTVAELGFGTGLNIAALLQMWAEHRATERIPKSVQRFLDTNARQKSHLHIFSIEAFLMTRDEAARALNAWPELAPFSEAILNQWPKSRHGFHIMDFPQWGARLTLALMDVREALTQWNGKADAWFLDGFSPALNPDMWAEDVLGLIGQRSRPGARLATFTVAGAVRRGLTEAGFTVSKQPGFGKKRERLEAVFGGETAPSPIKIPHILVMGAGIAGCSLSYALSSIGLDHDLCDPNGLGAQASGNRAALVTPRLDAGGGAVAQLYADAHPYATGLYRRLSPQAILRDGVLQRAQTERDRTRFEKVATQPCFAGDALQPRDDGLFMAEALTVEPLVVLKGVVGGRKIHAAPPHDIDTYDHVFWAVGAGVWDQSFAADLDLRPVRGQVEVATAEADIPPQAWGGYAIPLPEGVLFGATHDREDRGADIRDADRLKNIDTLSKALPELAAGIDPSGLTSRASVRVTTRDHLPAVGTVSPGIHVLTGLGGRAFCLAPILAQDLVAQVFDIPSPLMASARHLVQIERVLTTNDLM; from the coding sequence ATGCCTGATACCCGCGATTTTGAGACGCACGACCCGCAGCTTTATTTTGCGGAAGATGGCAATCCGCGCTCGGAACGGTTCGGAGATATCTATTACTCTCTGCAGGACGGCTTAAGCGAAACCCGCGCGGTATTCCTGGGCGGCTGTCACATGCCGGATATCTGGGTGGACCGTCCGGCGTTTACGGTGGCTGAACTGGGCTTTGGCACGGGTCTGAATATCGCCGCCCTGTTGCAAATGTGGGCTGAGCATCGCGCGACAGAGCGCATTCCAAAAAGTGTGCAGCGGTTTTTGGACACAAATGCGCGTCAAAAAAGCCATCTCCATATTTTCAGCATCGAAGCCTTTTTGATGACCCGCGATGAGGCTGCGCGGGCGCTGAATGCTTGGCCGGAACTGGCACCGTTTTCTGAGGCGATCCTTAACCAGTGGCCAAAATCACGTCACGGCTTTCATATTATGGATTTCCCGCAGTGGGGGGCACGCCTGACGCTGGCGCTTATGGATGTGCGTGAGGCGCTGACCCAGTGGAACGGCAAGGCGGACGCGTGGTTTCTGGACGGATTTTCGCCGGCGCTCAACCCCGATATGTGGGCCGAAGACGTGCTTGGCCTGATCGGACAACGCTCAAGGCCGGGGGCACGGTTGGCGACCTTTACGGTGGCGGGCGCGGTGCGGCGCGGCCTGACTGAGGCCGGTTTTACGGTCTCTAAGCAGCCCGGTTTTGGCAAGAAACGCGAGCGACTGGAGGCGGTATTTGGCGGTGAGACTGCGCCGTCACCGATCAAAATCCCGCACATACTGGTGATGGGGGCCGGGATTGCCGGATGTTCGCTGTCCTACGCTTTGTCATCCATCGGGCTTGATCATGATCTGTGTGACCCCAATGGTCTGGGGGCGCAGGCGTCGGGCAATCGGGCGGCCCTCGTTACTCCGCGGCTGGATGCCGGCGGCGGGGCGGTGGCGCAGCTTTATGCCGACGCCCATCCCTATGCCACCGGCCTGTACCGGCGCTTAAGCCCGCAGGCAATTCTGCGTGACGGGGTGTTGCAACGTGCCCAGACGGAACGCGACCGGACGCGCTTTGAAAAGGTTGCGACCCAACCGTGCTTTGCCGGTGATGCCCTGCAACCCCGTGACGACGGCCTGTTCATGGCTGAGGCGCTGACGGTTGAGCCTCTGGTGGTGCTTAAAGGCGTTGTCGGCGGGCGCAAGATCCATGCCGCGCCGCCCCATGATATCGACACCTATGACCATGTGTTCTGGGCGGTCGGTGCGGGCGTGTGGGATCAATCTTTTGCTGCTGATCTCGATTTGCGGCCGGTGCGTGGTCAGGTCGAGGTCGCAACGGCTGAGGCTGATATTCCACCACAGGCCTGGGGCGGTTATGCCATTCCGCTGCCGGAAGGCGTGCTGTTTGGCGCGACCCATGACCGCGAAGATCGCGGGGCGGATATCCGCGACGCTGACCGGCTGAAGAACATCGATACCTTGTCCAAGGCTTTGCCGGAACTGGCGGCGGGTATTGATCCGTCGGGCTTGACCTCACGCGCCTCGGTGCGGGTCACGACGCGCGATCACTTACCGGCAGTTGGCACCGTATCGCCGGGTATCCATGTCCTCACCGGACTGGGCGGGCGGGCCTTTTGTCTGGCCCCCATATTGGCGCAGGATCTTGTGGCGCAGGTGTTTGATATACCGTCGCCGCTTATGGCATCAGCGCGACACCTCGTTCAAATTGAACGTGTTTTGACCACCAACGACCTTATGTGA
- a CDS encoding DUF6491 family protein, translated as MRYRNGIIAAAMVSGLGLVLAGCAANPETVAQAPDPSGKDAQCFYVDDVRSYFTPNDDVMVVETHRKQNYALTIAPACMGLDNAGRIGLRSRGGLSRVCGPFDAEVLYAEFGDNRLKRCNITDVRAVTQAESDVLTGADKAKKRKADKKLAKEAAATAEPK; from the coding sequence ATGCGCTACCGGAACGGTATAATCGCAGCGGCTATGGTATCGGGTTTAGGCTTGGTTTTGGCCGGATGCGCCGCTAATCCGGAAACGGTCGCGCAGGCCCCCGACCCATCGGGCAAAGATGCTCAGTGCTTTTACGTAGATGATGTGCGCAGTTATTTTACCCCGAATGATGATGTCATGGTGGTCGAAACCCATCGTAAGCAGAACTACGCCCTGACCATTGCGCCGGCCTGTATGGGGCTGGATAATGCCGGCCGGATCGGTCTGAGGTCGCGTGGTGGCCTTAGCCGGGTGTGCGGGCCGTTCGATGCCGAAGTGCTCTATGCCGAGTTTGGTGATAACCGCCTGAAACGCTGCAATATCACCGATGTGCGCGCGGTCACTCAGGCCGAGTCAGATGTGCTGACCGGGGCAGATAAGGCCAAAAAACGCAAGGCCGACAAAAAGCTGGCCAAGGAAGCGGCGGCGACCGCCGAACCCAAATAA
- the ykgO gene encoding type B 50S ribosomal protein L36, translating to MKVRSSLKSLKTRHRDCKIVRRKGVVFVINKTDPRFKAKQG from the coding sequence ATGAAAGTCCGTAGCTCGCTCAAGTCTCTGAAAACCCGCCACCGGGACTGCAAGATTGTGCGCCGCAAGGGCGTAGTCTTTGTCATCAATAAGACCGATCCGCGTTTCAAAGCCAAGCAAGGCTAA
- a CDS encoding lytic murein transglycosylase, translating to MVGRYLTLALFLTACSSATSIPTPIDPPSPTPAKPDPLVTAPATSSPSPTVGKVDYPSFYHWRDDFINRAVAKGYDRAFVTEALSTTAPSERVVALDTKQPEFSKPISAYVKGAVTAPRFEAARARLAATPHVPEIEATYGVPAALLGGIWTMESDLGRIQGDFDVINAYATLAFDGRRRAWAETQLLMALDILKTGKVDRATLKGSWAGAMGQTQFLPENYVKLGVDADKDGKVDIWTSDPDALGSAANLLNKAGWKAGQAWAVEVILPAGFDYYLSETESQTPEWWAAKGVVRSDGGAWTDGEKLENATLILPSGATGPAFLALPNHFVIRKYNNSTAYALAVGLLGDGIAGKPALKTPWPEEQPLSTSQRVNTQKALLKEGFDPGIADGVIGVGTRKALREWQRANSRPADGYLSATLADELSAKVTGYTILGPTSTPTQ from the coding sequence ATGGTGGGCCGCTATCTGACATTGGCGTTATTTTTGACGGCCTGTTCCTCGGCGACCTCGATCCCGACGCCGATTGATCCGCCGTCACCAACGCCCGCAAAGCCTGATCCGCTGGTGACGGCTCCGGCGACCTCAAGCCCGTCGCCGACCGTGGGTAAGGTCGATTATCCGTCATTCTATCACTGGCGCGACGACTTTATAAATCGGGCGGTGGCCAAGGGCTATGATCGCGCTTTTGTAACAGAGGCCCTCAGCACGACCGCGCCGTCCGAGCGGGTGGTGGCGCTGGATACCAAGCAGCCGGAGTTTTCCAAGCCGATCAGCGCCTATGTCAAAGGGGCCGTGACCGCGCCGCGGTTTGAGGCCGCGCGCGCCAGACTGGCCGCCACGCCGCATGTGCCGGAGATTGAGGCGACCTACGGTGTGCCAGCAGCCCTTTTGGGTGGTATCTGGACCATGGAAAGCGATCTGGGCCGCATTCAGGGCGATTTTGACGTCATCAACGCCTATGCGACCTTGGCCTTTGATGGCCGCAGACGGGCGTGGGCCGAGACCCAGCTTTTGATGGCGCTCGATATTCTCAAAACCGGTAAGGTTGACCGTGCCACCCTCAAAGGCTCATGGGCCGGGGCCATGGGCCAGACGCAGTTCCTGCCGGAAAACTATGTCAAGCTGGGCGTCGATGCCGACAAAGACGGCAAGGTCGATATCTGGACATCTGATCCCGATGCGCTGGGCTCGGCCGCCAACTTGCTGAATAAGGCGGGCTGGAAAGCCGGTCAGGCATGGGCGGTGGAGGTGATTCTACCGGCAGGCTTTGATTATTATCTGTCGGAAACCGAAAGCCAGACGCCGGAGTGGTGGGCCGCAAAGGGCGTAGTACGCTCCGATGGAGGCGCATGGACCGACGGTGAAAAGCTGGAAAACGCCACCCTGATTCTGCCGTCAGGGGCGACCGGTCCGGCGTTTCTGGCCCTGCCCAACCACTTTGTGATCCGCAAATATAATAACTCGACTGCCTACGCGCTGGCGGTCGGGTTGCTGGGTGATGGTATCGCAGGCAAACCGGCGCTCAAAACCCCGTGGCCGGAGGAACAGCCGTTATCAACCTCGCAGCGCGTCAATACCCAAAAGGCCCTGCTGAAAGAAGGTTTCGATCCCGGCATAGCGGACGGCGTGATCGGCGTGGGCACCCGCAAGGCCCTGCGTGAATGGCAACGCGCCAATAGCAGGCCTGCGGATGGCTACCTGTCGGCGACGCTGGCCGATGAACTGTCGGCCAAGGTGACCGGCTATACAATACTGGGCCCAACCTCTACGCCGACGCAGTAG